One Melitaea cinxia chromosome 20, ilMelCinx1.1, whole genome shotgun sequence DNA segment encodes these proteins:
- the LOC123663536 gene encoding protein lethal(2)k10201, producing the protein MDIQITLVDKLKLYGVGHRKLDDDLFNDMPPSRLGIYDADEEDLCHAMLETTCTVPGCNFTVTNLLDFENHYNSSHRYSCSQCKKVLPSPHLLDLHIQEKHDSFFAVMAAKKPSYSCYTEECKEKFMTAEDRLNHCVKTHKLPKDFRFDQKPKQKTKNKKNQNSMEIDKESSQKEKKFTFNNSKQIGFKKFFIKKFTNDEQNSTASVNVDEAMADIKDSLPT; encoded by the exons aTGGACATACAAATAACTTTAGttgataaactaaaattatacgGTGTTGGGCATCGGAAACTCGATGATGATCTTTTTAACGATATGCCGCCTTCGAGATTGGGTATTTACGATGCAGATGAAGAAGATCTGTGTCATGCGAT GTTAGAAACAACATGTACAGTTCCCGGTTGTAATTTCACAGTAACTAATCTACTAGACTTCGAAAATCACTACAATTCTTCTCACAGATATAGTTGTAGTCAATGTAAGAAAGTCTTACCCTCGCCACATCTTCTAGACCTACACATACAAGAGAAACATGATTCGTTCTTTGCAGTAATGGCTGCTAAAAAGCCTTCA TATTCCTGTTATACAGAAGaatgtaaagaaaaatttatgaCCGCCGAAGACAGACTAAACCACTGTGTTAAGACGCACAAACTGCCTAAAGACTTTAGATTTGATCAAAAACCAAAGCAAAAgactaaaaataagaaaaatcaaaattcaatgGAAATAGACAAAGAGAGTAGCCAGAAGGAAAAGAAGTTTACTTTTAACAATAGTAAACAAATAGGATtcaagaaattttttattaaaaagtttacaaaTGATGAACAAAACTCAACTGCTTCTGTAAATGTAGATGAAGCTATGGCAGACATAAAAGATAGCTTGCCAACATAG